A stretch of Methanosphaerula palustris E1-9c DNA encodes these proteins:
- a CDS encoding CBS domain-containing protein produces the protein MNEAEAVQSDLALTPVSEIMRETVLKVIPETPVIEIFSWFRKRGHTHLIITDAEGSVLGVITSFDLLSAISPTIGIQSGRKYLSLDRLIKSNARVAGDLMAPIPVIMNGTEPLVRALEMMEHYRYPYTVVTDKKGHLTGIVEFADIVKFLINKGHILGEKSSP, from the coding sequence ATGAATGAAGCTGAAGCAGTGCAGTCGGATCTGGCACTGACCCCGGTCAGCGAGATCATGCGTGAGACCGTGTTGAAGGTCATCCCTGAAACACCGGTGATCGAGATCTTCTCGTGGTTTCGCAAGCGGGGACACACCCATCTAATCATCACCGACGCCGAAGGGAGCGTGCTCGGGGTGATCACATCGTTTGACCTGCTCTCTGCGATCAGCCCGACGATCGGAATCCAGAGTGGAAGAAAATACTTGAGCCTCGACCGGCTGATCAAGTCCAACGCGCGGGTGGCAGGGGATCTGATGGCCCCGATACCGGTGATCATGAACGGAACAGAACCACTGGTCAGGGCACTCGAGATGATGGAGCATTACCGATACCCTTACACGGTCGTCACCGATAAAAAAGGACACCTGACTGGGATCGTTGAGTTCGCCGATATTGTGAAATTTCTCATTAATAAAGGGCATATCCTGGGCGAGAAGAGTTCTCCGTGA